Proteins encoded in a region of the Oscillospiraceae bacterium MB24-C1 genome:
- the sigK gene encoding RNA polymerase sporulation sigma factor SigK — translation MFLETLLSGLPQLMRLLFVLHVSSGNSFPKPLSAKNERECLKLIREGDTQARNRLIEHNLRLVVHIIKKYYSNIKDQDDLISIGTIGLIKAVSTFDYEKGTRFATYASRCIENEILMYFRNRKKTAQDVYIFDPIDTDKDGNALTLQDIMADEGSIFEDIEFRLRAQELHHSIESELNDRERDIVILRYGLHGKRPLTQREIAQSMGISRSYVSRLESKALSKLKEKFEKKEK, via the coding sequence ATGTTTTTAGAGACGCTTCTGTCAGGGCTACCACAGCTGATGCGGCTCCTATTTGTTTTGCATGTCAGCAGCGGGAATTCCTTCCCAAAGCCGCTTTCAGCAAAAAATGAACGCGAATGCCTGAAATTAATCCGAGAGGGGGATACACAAGCCAGAAACCGATTGATAGAACACAATTTGCGCCTGGTGGTACATATCATAAAAAAATATTACTCCAACATCAAAGATCAGGACGATCTTATTTCTATTGGCACAATAGGGTTGATCAAAGCAGTTTCCACCTTTGACTATGAAAAAGGTACGCGCTTTGCAACCTACGCCTCAAGGTGCATAGAAAATGAAATTCTAATGTACTTCCGCAACCGTAAAAAGACGGCACAGGATGTTTACATTTTTGACCCAATCGACACCGACAAGGACGGCAACGCATTGACGCTGCAAGACATCATGGCGGACGAAGGCAGCATTTTTGAAGATATCGAATTTCGGTTGCGTGCGCAGGAGCTGCACCACAGCATCGAAAGCGAGCTAAATGACCGCGAGCGGGATATTGTAATATTGCGCTATGGTTTGCATGGTAAACGGCCATTAACCCAGCGCGAGATTGCCCAGAGCATGGGAATATCACGTTCCTATGTGTCACGTCTGGAGTCGAAGGCCCTTTCAAAACTCAAGGAAAAATTTGAAAAAAAAGAAAAATAA
- a CDS encoding putative hydro-lyase, with translation MARYDITPYINMSPAEVRKKIRAGEITFPTAGMCAGYAQANLVILPADYAADFKEYAARNPFPCPVLEIIEGTPETHDMGAGGNIVTDIPEYFIYRNGVFSERVNDASAFWQEGFVGFLIGCSFSFEEALIKAGIEVRHIATGRNVPMYKTNIQTVKAGPFEGPMVCSMRPMTPENAKLAYEITKQYPNVHGAPVHMGDPAEVGVADIMKPDYGESVEIREGEIPVFWPCGVTPQAAIEAAKPPIVITHSPGHMFITDIKNTELNDFLEQKK, from the coding sequence GAGTCCCGCCGAAGTTCGCAAAAAAATACGTGCGGGTGAAATTACTTTTCCCACGGCAGGAATGTGCGCGGGCTATGCGCAGGCAAACCTTGTCATTCTGCCCGCAGATTATGCTGCGGATTTTAAGGAATACGCCGCCAGAAATCCTTTCCCCTGCCCTGTGCTGGAAATCATTGAGGGCACACCGGAAACCCATGATATGGGCGCGGGAGGCAACATTGTCACCGATATTCCAGAGTATTTTATCTACCGCAACGGCGTGTTTTCTGAGCGCGTTAACGATGCCTCGGCTTTCTGGCAGGAAGGCTTTGTCGGCTTTTTGATCGGGTGCAGTTTTTCGTTTGAAGAAGCGCTGATCAAAGCGGGCATCGAAGTGCGCCATATCGCCACCGGCCGCAACGTACCGATGTATAAGACCAACATCCAGACTGTCAAGGCCGGCCCATTTGAGGGGCCGATGGTGTGCAGCATGCGCCCCATGACGCCCGAAAATGCCAAGCTGGCTTATGAAATCACCAAGCAGTATCCCAATGTGCACGGTGCGCCGGTACATATGGGTGACCCGGCCGAGGTTGGCGTTGCGGATATCATGAAACCGGATTACGGCGAATCGGTGGAGATTCGTGAAGGTGAAATACCGGTGTTCTGGCCCTGCGGCGTCACGCCACAAGCGGCGATTGAAGCGGCAAAGCCCCCGATTGTGATTACCCACTCGCCGGGGCATATGTTCATCACCGATATTAAAAACACCGAACTTAATGACTTTTTAGAACAAAAAAAGTAA
- a CDS encoding DJ-1/PfpI family protein, whose translation MKTLLFCAKGFETMGFSVFIDILGWARNDYGYDVTVETCGFTKEVHSTFSIPIIVDKTIDEICSADYDALAIPGGFEEFGFYEEAYDERFLNLIRAFDAQSKPIATICVGALPLGKSGILKSKRATTYHLKGGYRQRQLADFGAEVVNEPVVVEGHIITSYCPQTAPFVAFELLRKLTSDVQTSVVMQAMGF comes from the coding sequence ATGAAAACCCTGCTATTTTGTGCAAAAGGTTTTGAAACAATGGGATTTAGCGTTTTTATCGACATTTTGGGCTGGGCCAGAAATGATTACGGATACGATGTGACGGTGGAAACCTGCGGCTTTACAAAAGAGGTACATAGCACATTTAGCATTCCCATAATAGTTGATAAAACGATTGACGAAATTTGTTCAGCGGATTATGATGCATTGGCAATCCCCGGCGGCTTTGAGGAGTTCGGATTTTATGAAGAAGCTTATGATGAGAGATTTTTGAATTTGATCAGAGCTTTTGACGCACAGAGCAAACCGATTGCCACAATTTGTGTGGGTGCGTTGCCGTTAGGGAAGAGCGGCATTTTAAAAAGCAAGCGGGCAACCACTTATCATTTGAAAGGTGGGTACCGCCAGCGACAACTTGCCGATTTCGGCGCTGAGGTTGTCAACGAGCCGGTTGTGGTTGAAGGGCATATCATCACTTCCTATTGCCCACAGACGGCGCCATTTGTCGCATTTGAGCTACTGAGAAAGCTGACGAGCGATGTACAGACTTCCGTAGTCATGCAGGCTATGGGGTTCTAG